Proteins from a genomic interval of Nostoc sp. TCL240-02:
- the sbcC gene encoding exonuclease subunit SbcC, translating to MIPVQLILKNFLSYRDATLDFRGLHTACISGSNGAGKSSLLEAITWAIWGESRATAEDDVIYSGAKEVRVDFTFQSNQQKYRVIRTRIRGGTSVLEFQIEIPSGFRSLTGKGVRATQDLILEHIKLDYDTFINSAYLRQGRADEFMLKRPTERKEILAELLKLNQYDDLEERAKESSRQFKARAVELERSLDSIKTQLQQREITQAQRVELEAELNQLQQVQAFDNIQLQSLQVVQHQRQNWEQQLSFVKQQYQNLTQDCDRLQQEQSAIGSQLSDLEKILHQEAEIKAGYAQYQSLQSQEEAFAAKFEEYTRAGQTRQQKQQQLTKQIHEIERQLQQAQAQLEALQQQERDIQQTLTKSGEVEAALSQLTAARHHVARLDQLQMQVTPLLQQRATLQSQLDRTHAGLVARLEQLQSTENQLQRQHRRQPQLQQAVMDVAIQIEELEKKRVYLQRVQEKGHERRHFIERLQAHQRDYEKLMGELEQKLQMLQNPEALCPLCERPLDEHHWSRVVEKTQAELEDTQGQFWVVREQMAVSDREIQVLRQEYREISQQLASYDGLREQRGQLAAQLEATTDVQQQLQQIAAEKQHLERSLQAGDYAPDKQAELRQLDQYLQQANYNEQDHALARSEVERWRWAEIKLQQIKDATKRQAQLLARKPELQSQIAQLQVRIQQDQTDSECAKQIAALERHITEIGYSSEQHNNLRLAVRQAQSWHLRYQQLLSAQQQYPQLQTRLQELEESRSARVTERQKLGGQIESIIQQLQATANPSAQIQALEQQLAIRRRQLDEQIAKLGRLEQLAHQLETLQIQYEQQQQQLQSCKQEYRVYQELAQAFGKNGIQALMIENVLPQLEAETNQLLSRLSGNQFHVQFITQKAGRSAKSTKKNAKLIDTLDILIADSRGTRSYETYSGGEAFRINFAIRLALAKLLAQRAGAALQLLIVDEGFGTQDTEGCDRLIAAINAIASDFACILTVTHMPHLKEAFQARIEVNKTQEGSQLSLSI from the coding sequence ATGATCCCAGTACAACTTATCCTCAAAAACTTTCTTAGTTACCGTGATGCAACTTTAGATTTTCGTGGCTTGCATACGGCTTGTATTTCAGGTTCCAATGGTGCGGGTAAATCTTCGCTTCTGGAAGCAATCACTTGGGCAATTTGGGGTGAAAGCCGTGCCACTGCTGAAGATGATGTCATCTATTCTGGTGCGAAAGAAGTTCGGGTTGATTTTACTTTCCAAAGTAACCAGCAAAAATATCGGGTGATTCGTACCCGAATTAGAGGCGGTACTAGTGTTCTTGAATTTCAAATAGAAATCCCATCTGGGTTTCGCTCACTTACTGGCAAAGGGGTAAGAGCAACACAAGATTTGATTTTAGAACACATTAAGCTCGATTACGATACATTTATTAATTCTGCTTACTTACGTCAAGGTCGTGCCGATGAATTCATGCTCAAGCGCCCGACGGAACGTAAAGAAATTTTAGCGGAGTTGTTGAAACTCAATCAGTACGATGATTTGGAAGAACGGGCAAAGGAATCTTCTCGTCAGTTTAAAGCAAGGGCAGTAGAGTTAGAGCGTTCTTTAGATTCGATAAAAACTCAGTTGCAACAACGTGAGATTACCCAAGCGCAAAGAGTCGAGTTAGAAGCCGAACTCAATCAATTGCAACAGGTGCAAGCTTTTGATAATATTCAATTACAAAGTTTGCAAGTTGTCCAGCACCAGCGCCAAAATTGGGAGCAACAACTCAGCTTTGTAAAGCAGCAATACCAAAATCTTACCCAAGATTGCGATCGCCTCCAACAAGAACAATCAGCTATTGGCTCTCAGTTATCAGATTTAGAAAAAATATTACACCAAGAAGCTGAAATTAAAGCTGGATACGCTCAATATCAAAGTCTCCAATCTCAAGAAGAAGCCTTTGCTGCCAAATTTGAAGAATACACCCGCGCTGGGCAGACTCGCCAACAAAAGCAACAACAGCTTACCAAACAAATTCACGAAATCGAACGCCAACTGCAACAAGCCCAAGCGCAGCTAGAAGCTTTGCAGCAACAAGAGCGAGATATTCAGCAAACTCTGACTAAATCGGGTGAAGTAGAAGCTGCTTTGTCACAGCTAACCGCAGCCCGTCACCATGTTGCACGTTTAGATCAACTGCAAATGCAAGTGACTCCATTGTTGCAACAACGAGCAACTTTACAAAGCCAACTCGATCGCACTCATGCTGGCTTAGTAGCGCGACTTGAACAACTCCAAAGTACTGAGAACCAATTGCAACGCCAGCACCGCCGCCAACCGCAACTGCAACAAGCGGTGATGGATGTAGCCATCCAGATTGAGGAATTGGAGAAAAAGCGAGTTTATCTGCAACGAGTCCAGGAAAAAGGGCATGAAAGGCGACACTTTATCGAACGTCTGCAAGCTCATCAACGTGACTATGAAAAACTCATGGGCGAATTAGAGCAAAAATTGCAAATGCTCCAAAATCCTGAAGCACTTTGTCCATTGTGCGAACGCCCTTTAGACGAACATCACTGGAGTCGGGTGGTAGAAAAAACCCAGGCTGAGTTAGAGGATACCCAAGGGCAGTTTTGGGTAGTGCGAGAACAAATGGCTGTGTCTGACCGAGAGATTCAGGTACTCAGGCAGGAATATCGGGAAATTTCTCAACAGTTGGCGAGTTACGACGGTTTACGCGAACAGCGAGGACAGTTAGCGGCACAGTTAGAAGCGACAACTGATGTCCAACAACAGTTACAACAAATTGCTGCGGAAAAACAACATTTAGAGCGATCGCTCCAAGCTGGTGATTACGCTCCTGATAAACAAGCCGAACTCCGGCAGCTAGACCAATATCTGCAACAAGCTAATTATAATGAACAAGACCATGCCCTCGCCCGCAGCGAAGTTGAGCGGTGGCGATGGGCAGAAATTAAACTCCAGCAGATTAAAGATGCGACTAAGCGACAAGCGCAATTATTAGCCCGAAAACCAGAATTACAATCCCAAATCGCTCAATTACAAGTCAGAATCCAGCAGGATCAGACTGATTCTGAATGTGCTAAACAAATTGCGGCTCTTGAGCGTCACATTACTGAAATTGGCTACAGTTCCGAGCAGCACAATAATTTACGTCTGGCTGTTCGCCAAGCTCAATCCTGGCATTTGCGGTATCAACAACTGCTGTCAGCCCAGCAGCAGTATCCCCAACTCCAGACGAGATTGCAAGAGTTAGAGGAATCTAGAAGCGCTAGAGTAACGGAACGGCAAAAACTTGGCGGACAGATCGAAAGCATTATCCAGCAACTACAAGCAACAGCTAACCCATCTGCCCAAATTCAAGCTTTAGAGCAACAGTTAGCAATACGCAGACGACAACTTGATGAGCAAATAGCCAAGTTAGGGCGTTTAGAACAGCTGGCGCATCAATTAGAAACGCTGCAAATTCAGTATGAACAACAGCAGCAGCAATTACAATCTTGTAAGCAGGAGTATCGTGTTTATCAGGAATTAGCGCAAGCTTTTGGTAAAAATGGTATCCAAGCACTGATGATTGAGAATGTGTTACCGCAACTGGAAGCTGAAACAAATCAACTACTTTCGCGGTTGAGTGGTAATCAGTTTCATGTACAATTTATTACTCAAAAAGCTGGGCGTAGTGCTAAATCAACCAAGAAAAATGCCAAGCTGATAGACACCCTAGATATTTTAATCGCCGATTCTAGAGGAACGCGATCTTATGAAACTTACTCTGGTGGAGAAGCCTTTAGAATTAACTTTGCCATCCGTTTAGCCCTGGCAAAATTATTAGCACAACGGGCGGGGGCGGCGTTGCAATTGTTGATTGTGGATGAAGGTTTTGGTACACAAGATACTGAAGGATGCGATCGCTTGATTGCAGCGATTAATGCGATCGCCTCCGATTTTGCCTGCATCCTCACTGTCACCCACATGCCCCATCTCAAAGAAGCTTTCCAAGCCAGGATTGAGGTGAATAAAACTCAAGAAGGTTCGCAGTTGAGTTTGTCAATTTAA
- a CDS encoding ATP-dependent endonuclease, translating into MFDQFNKLVSDILPEIKWISVVMRDDTNVEILVWNTDNLHRNDLSLPLSSCGSGVSQVLAILYILVSSEEHRTLIIDEPQSFLHPGAAKKLIETIKQFPQHQYFIATHSPEIIASANPSTIIKLQYQDCETTASVINPKEIESQNEILAELGVRLSDVFGADSILWVEGQTEEKCFPLILEKVARTTLMGIKILSVNSTDALLDGKRSDLVFDIYKKLTTGASLFPPAIGFIFDRESKT; encoded by the coding sequence ATGTTTGATCAATTCAATAAATTAGTTTCAGATATTTTACCGGAAATAAAATGGATATCTGTTGTGATGAGAGATGATACAAATGTTGAAATACTAGTTTGGAATACAGATAATCTTCACAGAAATGATTTATCACTTCCTCTTTCATCCTGTGGAAGTGGAGTTAGTCAAGTACTAGCTATTTTGTATATTCTAGTTTCTTCTGAAGAACATAGAACGTTGATTATTGATGAACCACAATCTTTTTTACATCCAGGTGCAGCTAAAAAACTTATAGAAACTATTAAACAATTTCCGCAGCACCAATATTTTATTGCTACTCATTCGCCAGAAATTATCGCATCTGCGAATCCATCTACTATTATCAAGCTTCAATATCAAGATTGTGAAACAACTGCATCAGTAATAAATCCAAAAGAGATAGAGTCACAAAACGAAATTTTAGCTGAACTTGGAGTTAGGTTATCCGACGTTTTCGGTGCTGATAGTATTCTCTGGGTGGAAGGGCAAACTGAGGAGAAATGTTTTCCACTGATATTGGAGAAAGTTGCAAGAACAACATTAATGGGTATTAAAATTTTATCTGTTAATAGCACTGATGCTCTCTTGGATGGAAAACGGTCTGACCTTGTTTTTGACATTTACAAAAAACTCACAACGGGAGCAAGTCTGTTTCCGCCAGCCATTGGATTTATATTTGATAGAGAAAGTAAAACATAA
- a CDS encoding AAA family ATPase, translated as MEFSPGINIIVGRNNAGKTSLLEVLTLNFENHPHRSLKTLPNKFSSLQEESKIQITLHIEKEELRNLIKNLSIIGIPRAATEKCYFLADKYEYDPDRYHDQYMSAIDESVKYAVRQFKDFLENSDFIQTSLFLQPNIKMDNNSLIKLLNFESYKQAFQKVFYKIEYDDSDQIVIEKTTSYSDENGIVQEHFVNYSGKIQESIGYKLFDKFQNRIYRFQAERLNIGICKCESKADINLKSNVLILRKYSLYCRVKFQECLINSIN; from the coding sequence ATGGAATTTTCACCAGGTATTAATATAATTGTTGGGCGAAATAATGCAGGAAAAACGTCTTTACTTGAAGTACTGACACTAAATTTTGAAAATCATCCTCACAGAAGTTTAAAGACCTTACCAAATAAGTTTTCAAGTCTACAAGAAGAATCGAAAATACAAATTACTTTGCATATTGAAAAGGAAGAATTGCGAAATTTGATAAAAAATTTATCTATTATTGGAATTCCTAGAGCAGCAACTGAGAAGTGTTATTTTCTTGCTGATAAATATGAATATGATCCAGATAGGTATCATGATCAATATATGAGCGCTATCGACGAATCTGTGAAATACGCTGTTAGACAATTTAAAGATTTTTTAGAAAATTCTGATTTTATACAGACAAGTTTATTTTTACAGCCTAATATAAAAATGGATAATAATAGTTTAATAAAGTTACTTAATTTTGAATCATATAAACAAGCTTTTCAGAAAGTTTTTTACAAAATTGAATATGATGATAGCGACCAAATAGTTATTGAAAAGACTACTTCTTATTCCGATGAAAACGGCATTGTACAAGAACATTTTGTTAATTATAGTGGAAAAATTCAAGAAAGCATAGGTTATAAACTATTTGATAAATTTCAAAATCGTATTTATAGATTTCAGGCTGAACGTCTAAATATTGGGATTTGCAAATGTGAGAGCAAAGCTGATATAAACCTAAAATCAAACGTTCTAATCTTGCGGAAGTACTCTTTATATTGCAGGGTAAAATTCCAGGAATGTTTGATCAATTCAATAAATTAG
- a CDS encoding AAA family ATPase: protein MNFREEFKLLLRARYPLIYIPTYEEERVEAAIREEASNQGNRAVYTWDFVDGYQGNPNDVGFGRRNPLQALEFIEKLPASAPAVLILRDYHRFLDDVAIARKLRNLSRLLKSQPKNIVLLSPRIAIPDDLTEVLTVVEFPLPAAAEIKTEVERLLQSTGNSLSGKVLDDLVLSCQGLSMERIRRVLARAIATHGELQPEDVDLVLEEKRQTIRQTQILDFYPATEQISDIGGLDNLKDWLIRRGGSFTDKARQYGLPHPRGLMLVGIQGTGKSLTAKAIAHHWHLPLLRLDVGRLFGGLVGESESRTRQMIQVAEALAPCILWIDEIDKAFAGLGSKGDAGTASRVFGTFITWLAEKSSPVFVVATANDIQALPPEMLRKGRFDEIFFVGLPTQEERKAIYDVHLSRLRPHNLKSYDIERLAYETPDFSGAEIEQTLIEAMHIGFSQNRDFATDDILEAASQIVPLARTAIEQIQQLQEWAAAGRARLASKHSPLSERLRRTT from the coding sequence ATGAACTTCCGTGAAGAGTTTAAACTACTGCTACGTGCCCGCTACCCTTTGATTTATATTCCCACTTATGAAGAGGAGCGGGTAGAAGCAGCTATCCGAGAAGAAGCAAGCAACCAGGGTAATCGCGCAGTATATACTTGGGATTTTGTCGATGGCTACCAAGGAAACCCCAATGATGTGGGGTTTGGGCGACGTAACCCTTTGCAAGCTTTAGAATTTATCGAAAAATTACCAGCTTCCGCACCTGCGGTATTGATTCTCCGAGATTATCATCGCTTTTTAGATGATGTTGCGATCGCTCGCAAACTCCGCAATCTGTCCAGACTCCTCAAGTCGCAACCAAAAAATATTGTCTTATTGTCGCCACGCATCGCCATTCCTGACGACTTAACCGAAGTTTTGACAGTCGTGGAGTTTCCCTTACCCGCCGCCGCAGAAATTAAAACTGAGGTGGAACGCTTACTACAAAGTACTGGTAACTCCCTTTCTGGCAAAGTTTTAGATGACTTGGTGCTATCTTGTCAAGGACTTTCGATGGAACGGATTCGCCGGGTTTTGGCAAGAGCGATCGCTACCCACGGAGAATTGCAGCCAGAAGACGTGGATCTGGTTTTGGAAGAAAAGCGCCAAACTATCCGTCAAACCCAAATCTTGGACTTCTACCCCGCCACTGAGCAAATTTCTGATATCGGCGGACTTGATAACTTGAAAGACTGGCTGATTCGTCGGGGAGGTTCATTTACTGATAAGGCTCGACAGTACGGATTACCGCACCCCCGTGGTTTAATGTTGGTGGGTATTCAGGGAACTGGTAAATCGTTAACGGCAAAAGCGATCGCTCATCACTGGCATTTACCCTTGCTACGTCTGGATGTGGGCAGGTTATTTGGTGGTTTGGTAGGTGAATCAGAATCTCGGACTCGGCAAATGATCCAAGTAGCTGAAGCCCTCGCTCCCTGTATTTTGTGGATAGATGAAATAGATAAAGCCTTTGCTGGACTTGGTAGTAAAGGTGATGCAGGAACAGCCAGCCGTGTATTTGGTACTTTTATTACCTGGCTAGCCGAAAAAAGCTCACCCGTTTTTGTCGTCGCCACCGCCAACGACATCCAAGCCTTACCGCCAGAAATGTTGCGTAAGGGGCGATTTGATGAAATTTTCTTTGTGGGATTGCCCACTCAAGAAGAGAGAAAAGCAATTTATGATGTTCATTTATCCCGATTGCGCCCCCATAACTTGAAAAGTTATGACATCGAAAGGTTAGCTTATGAAACGCCCGATTTTTCGGGGGCAGAGATTGAGCAAACTTTAATTGAAGCGATGCATATTGGATTCAGCCAAAACCGCGACTTTGCTACCGACGATATTTTAGAAGCAGCCAGTCAGATCGTACCCTTGGCGCGAACTGCTATAGAGCAAATTCAGCAACTCCAAGAGTGGGCGGCTGCTGGGAGAGCGCGTTTAGCATCGAAACACAGTCCTTTAAGCGAACGCCTCCGGCGCACTACGTAA
- a CDS encoding SH3 domain-containing protein → MLSGLTKFILGIFLAIAVLIGGGAAIGLYFMNRTGIPPAKPVYSNDSPSVKAKAPKGTELGAAKPSPTPGTSTKSPTPTPTESPKATPSAKPLPSGAYRGRVSWAEGLSLRSQPNQEAEKIGGVAFNQKIIILEQSDDKAWQKIRLEGSEQEGWVKAGNTEKVDEQQPEKPEDTEKTEQ, encoded by the coding sequence ATGTTGTCTGGCTTAACAAAATTTATACTTGGGATTTTCTTAGCGATCGCTGTGCTAATAGGCGGCGGCGCTGCAATTGGACTCTATTTTATGAATCGCACCGGCATACCGCCTGCCAAACCCGTTTATTCTAACGATAGTCCCTCGGTGAAAGCCAAAGCTCCAAAAGGAACTGAGCTTGGAGCAGCTAAACCTAGCCCTACACCTGGGACATCTACTAAATCTCCAACCCCCACTCCTACAGAATCGCCAAAGGCTACCCCATCAGCAAAACCATTGCCATCGGGAGCTTACCGAGGGCGTGTTAGTTGGGCTGAAGGTTTGAGTTTGCGATCGCAACCAAATCAAGAAGCTGAAAAAATTGGTGGGGTTGCTTTTAATCAAAAAATTATTATTTTGGAACAAAGCGACGATAAGGCTTGGCAAAAAATCCGTTTGGAAGGTAGCGAACAAGAAGGTTGGGTGAAAGCAGGTAATACTGAAAAAGTTGATGAACAACAGCCTGAAAAACCAGAGGATACAGAAAAAACAGAGCAATAA
- a CDS encoding peptidoglycan-binding protein, translated as MKTGVDSYLTKVASVSEASKSIKVVPTVANFKFLNWKKLSSGAAMRLVSAAIITGLLSVAGQALALQKIGSNGTEVSSSQRCLKKLGYFNGPVSGKFASLTQNAVIRFQQANRIPADGVVGINTQQALQRACQSRTTSSASGSSGQYPVLSQGKTGAAVTRLQQRLRQLGYLNVNPNGNFGPKTRDAVIKFQRNYRITANGIVNRQTWNALLGSSPTQARSSRSSSLSTQQVRELQVRLRQLGYFNTNPTGTIGPITRNAVSKFQQNYRLPADGIADAQVLEAVRRVSTGGSITQQPSRDYLTVGDRGDNVALVQQRLLQLNLFNTNPDGFFSNDTRESVIAFQQSSQLNVTGNVDWQTWQALGLDSSTGGNYTEANGSVLPETRYLVPVNTGYATPENRYVLPPANGYAVPGTNGNTLVASNPYRVIIPISNNDTLSKVQQYIPNAVTEQSHLGDYVNAGAFSDRAQAETLSKMLRSYGLDARVKFN; from the coding sequence GTGAAAACAGGGGTAGATAGCTATTTAACCAAGGTTGCCTCAGTCTCCGAGGCATCTAAAAGCATCAAGGTTGTTCCTACCGTAGCTAATTTCAAATTTTTGAATTGGAAAAAGTTATCTAGTGGTGCCGCAATGCGTCTTGTATCTGCGGCAATAATTACGGGGCTTCTGAGTGTGGCTGGGCAAGCTTTAGCACTTCAAAAAATCGGAAGTAATGGGACGGAAGTTAGCAGTAGCCAGAGGTGTTTAAAAAAGTTAGGCTACTTTAATGGCCCAGTAAGTGGCAAGTTTGCTAGTTTGACTCAAAATGCTGTAATCAGATTCCAGCAAGCTAATAGAATACCTGCTGATGGAGTTGTAGGTATTAATACACAACAAGCCTTACAACGAGCTTGTCAAAGTAGAACTACTAGTAGTGCATCAGGGTCGAGTGGTCAATATCCTGTTCTCTCTCAAGGCAAAACTGGTGCAGCCGTGACAAGGTTACAACAGCGTCTGCGACAGTTAGGCTACTTGAATGTTAATCCCAATGGGAATTTTGGCCCAAAAACTAGAGATGCTGTGATTAAATTCCAGCGAAATTATCGCATCACTGCAAACGGGATTGTGAATCGACAAACTTGGAATGCATTACTAGGTTCCTCTCCAACTCAAGCTAGATCCTCTAGATCTTCGAGTCTTTCTACTCAACAAGTGAGAGAACTACAAGTGCGTTTGCGCCAGTTAGGTTATTTTAATACAAATCCTACTGGGACAATTGGTCCAATAACTAGAAATGCTGTAAGCAAATTCCAGCAAAATTATCGCCTACCTGCTGACGGCATTGCCGATGCTCAAGTTCTAGAGGCAGTGCGTAGAGTCTCAACGGGTGGATCTATTACTCAACAACCGAGCAGAGATTATCTGACTGTAGGCGATCGCGGAGATAATGTCGCATTAGTTCAACAGCGTTTATTGCAGTTGAATTTATTTAATACCAATCCTGATGGATTTTTTAGCAATGACACCAGAGAATCTGTAATTGCATTCCAGCAATCTTCTCAACTTAATGTTACTGGAAATGTAGATTGGCAAACTTGGCAAGCATTAGGGTTGGATAGCTCAACTGGGGGCAATTATACTGAAGCTAATGGCTCTGTATTACCTGAAACTCGTTATCTAGTACCTGTTAATACTGGCTATGCTACACCTGAAAATCGCTATGTATTACCCCCTGCCAATGGCTATGCCGTACCTGGGACTAATGGCAACACATTAGTTGCTAGTAATCCTTACAGAGTAATAATACCAATTTCGAATAACGATACTTTGAGTAAGGTGCAACAATATATACCAAATGCGGTTACAGAGCAATCACATCTAGGAGATTATGTGAATGCTGGGGCATTTAGCGATCGCGCACAAGCCGAAACCCTAAGTAAAATGCTTCGCTCTTATGGTCTGGATGCACGGGTAAAATTCAATTAA